A single Anopheles funestus chromosome 2RL, idAnoFuneDA-416_04, whole genome shotgun sequence DNA region contains:
- the LOC125775160 gene encoding tyrosine-protein kinase Btk29A-like isoform X3 has protein sequence MTLLSVWRLGTGSSPAQNSTRSTSPNVPNGHLPLPQQQSQVHPQQQQLQHHSGTVPVLQAHQQQAPQPTQHPPQQQQQHSQSHSPSLPHSAQQQVHLQQQQQQQQAALQAALQQQPPQLQQQTSQQSSHHLNSSSSSLGNITPTFVAQPQSPTVNSFKTASLNGVGLHVNGGGDLNMPGGPTVTPGTPNTKAKDVSPRVKIVVALYPFKAIESGDLSLEKNAEYEVIDDSQEHWWKVKDQHGTIGYIPSNYVKEKELLGLQKYDWYVGDMSRQRAESLLKQNDKEGCFVVRKSSTKGLYTLSLHTKVPQSHVKHYHIKQNARSEFYLSEKHCCETIPDLINYHRHNSGGLACRLKTSPCDRPVPPTAGLSHDKWEIHPSELMILEELGSGQFGVVRRAKWRGSIDTAVKMMKVGTMSEDDFIEEAKVMTKLQHPNLVQLYGVCSKHRPIYIITEYMKHGSLLNYLRRHEQSLIGNMGLLLDMCIQVCKGMSYLERHNYIHRDLAARNCLVGSENTVKVADFGLARYVLDDQYTSSGGTKFPIKWAPPEVLNYTRFSSKSDVWAYGVLMWEVFTCGKMPYGRLKNTEVVERVQRGIILEKPKACAKEIYDVMKKCWSHSPEDRPGFRILKDQLAAVAQGLTD, from the exons ATGACGCTGCTCTCGGTCTGGAGACTAG GTACTGGAAGCTCTCCTGCCCAAAATTCTACCCGAAGTACCAGCCCCAACGTGCCGAACGGTCACCTGCCGTTGCCCCAGCAGCAATCGCAGGTTCatccccagcagcagcaactgcaACATCACTCCGGTACGGTGCCGGTGCTTCAGGCGCACCAGCAACAGGCACCGCAGCCCACACAGCACccgccgcagcagcagcagcagcattcccAGTCCCATTCGCCCTCGCTGCCGCACTCGGCCCAACAGCAAGTGCaccttcagcagcagcaacagcagcagcaggctgCCCTACAGGCGGCCCTCCAGCAACAACCGCCccaactgcagcagcaaacaTCACAACAGTCATCCCATCATCTTAACAGCAGCTCGAGCAGCTTAGGCAACATAACGCCCACCTTCGTCGCACAGCCACAG TCTCCGACTGTGAATTCCTTTAAAACGGCGTCCCTCAACGGTGTTGGTTTGCACGTGAACGGAGGAGGGGATTTAAATATGCCCGGTGGTCCAACAGTAACGCCTGGAACACCGAACACAAAGGCAAAG gatGTATCACCACGGGTGAAGATCGTCGTTGCGCTCTACCCCTTCAAGGCGATCGAAAGTGGTGATCTTTCCCTCGAAAAG AATGCCGAATATGAGGTGATCGACGATTCACAGGAGCATTGGTGGAAGGTAAAGGATCAGCATGGCACAATCGGGTACATTCCGAGCAACTACGTCAAGGAGAAGGAGCTGCTCGGACTGCAAAAGTACGACTGGTACGTGGGCGACATGTCCCGGCAGCGTGCGGAATCACTCCTGAAGCAAAACGACAAGGAAGGCTGCTTTGTGGTGCGCAAATCATCCACCAAGGGTCTTTACACACTATCGCTACATACCAAAGT ACCACAATCGCACGTGAAGCATTACCATATCAAGCAGAATGCTCGCAGTGAATTTTACCTATCCGAAAAGCACTGCTGTGAAACGATTCCGGATTTGATAAACTACCATCGCCATAACTCCGGTGGGCTTGCCTGTCGCCTTAAGACGTCACCGTGCGATCGTCCAGTGCCACCGACGGCTGGTTTATCTCATG ACAAATGGGAAATTCATCCCTCGGAATTGATGATCCTGGAGGAGCTCGGTTCTGGACAGTTCGGTGTGGTACGGCGTGCCAAATGGCGTGGATCCATCGATACGGCCGTCAAGATGATGAAGGTTGGCACCATGTCGGAGGATGATTTCATTGAGGAAGCAAAAGTTATGAC TAAACTTCAACATCCCAACCTGGTGCAGCTGTATGGTGTTTGCTCGAAGCATCGACCCATCTACATCATCACCGAGTACATGAAGCATGGATCTCTGCTGAACTACCTACGAAGGCACGAGCAATCGCTGATTGGAAACATGGGACTGCTGCTGGATATGTGTATACAG GTCTGCAAGGGCATGTCCTATCTGGAGCGTCATAACTACATACATCGCGATTTGGCTGCACGCAATTGTTTGGTCGGTTCGGAAAACACAGTAAAGGTGGCAGACTTTGGCCTGGCGCGGTATGTGCTGGACGATCAGTACACAAGCTCCGGTGGTACCAAGTTCCCCATCAAATGGGCCCCACCGGAGGTACTAAACTATACGCGCTTCTCCTCCAAGAGTGATGTTTGGGCATACG GTGTTCTGATGTGGGAAGTGTTCACGTGTGGCAAGATGCCGTACGGTCGCCTAAAAAATACCGAAGTCGTCGAACGTGTCCAGCGCGGCATCATACTGGAAAAGCCCAAAGCGTGCGCAAAGGAAATTTATGAT GTCATGAAAAAGTGCTGGTCCCACAGTCCCGAGGATCGTCCCGGATTCCGAATACTGAAAGATCAGCTTGCCGCCGTCGCCCAGGGACTCACGGATTAG
- the LOC125775160 gene encoding tyrosine-protein kinase Btk29A-like isoform X2 has translation MIPCVSLTESSVLGNMKERVKEMRVFGCRLNFWNNVTLNFGSNKGTGSSPAQNSTRSTSPNVPNGHLPLPQQQSQVHPQQQQLQHHSGTVPVLQAHQQQAPQPTQHPPQQQQQHSQSHSPSLPHSAQQQVHLQQQQQQQQAALQAALQQQPPQLQQQTSQQSSHHLNSSSSSLGNITPTFVAQPQSPTVNSFKTASLNGVGLHVNGGGDLNMPGGPTVTPGTPNTKAKDVSPRVKIVVALYPFKAIESGDLSLEKNAEYEVIDDSQEHWWKVKDQHGTIGYIPSNYVKEKELLGLQKYDWYVGDMSRQRAESLLKQNDKEGCFVVRKSSTKGLYTLSLHTKVPQSHVKHYHIKQNARSEFYLSEKHCCETIPDLINYHRHNSGGLACRLKTSPCDRPVPPTAGLSHDKWEIHPSELMILEELGSGQFGVVRRAKWRGSIDTAVKMMKVGTMSEDDFIEEAKVMTKLQHPNLVQLYGVCSKHRPIYIITEYMKHGSLLNYLRRHEQSLIGNMGLLLDMCIQVCKGMSYLERHNYIHRDLAARNCLVGSENTVKVADFGLARYVLDDQYTSSGGTKFPIKWAPPEVLNYTRFSSKSDVWAYGVLMWEVFTCGKMPYGRLKNTEVVERVQRGIILEKPKACAKEIYDVMKKCWSHSPEDRPGFRILKDQLAAVAQGLTD, from the exons GTACTGGAAGCTCTCCTGCCCAAAATTCTACCCGAAGTACCAGCCCCAACGTGCCGAACGGTCACCTGCCGTTGCCCCAGCAGCAATCGCAGGTTCatccccagcagcagcaactgcaACATCACTCCGGTACGGTGCCGGTGCTTCAGGCGCACCAGCAACAGGCACCGCAGCCCACACAGCACccgccgcagcagcagcagcagcattcccAGTCCCATTCGCCCTCGCTGCCGCACTCGGCCCAACAGCAAGTGCaccttcagcagcagcaacagcagcagcaggctgCCCTACAGGCGGCCCTCCAGCAACAACCGCCccaactgcagcagcaaacaTCACAACAGTCATCCCATCATCTTAACAGCAGCTCGAGCAGCTTAGGCAACATAACGCCCACCTTCGTCGCACAGCCACAG TCTCCGACTGTGAATTCCTTTAAAACGGCGTCCCTCAACGGTGTTGGTTTGCACGTGAACGGAGGAGGGGATTTAAATATGCCCGGTGGTCCAACAGTAACGCCTGGAACACCGAACACAAAGGCAAAG gatGTATCACCACGGGTGAAGATCGTCGTTGCGCTCTACCCCTTCAAGGCGATCGAAAGTGGTGATCTTTCCCTCGAAAAG AATGCCGAATATGAGGTGATCGACGATTCACAGGAGCATTGGTGGAAGGTAAAGGATCAGCATGGCACAATCGGGTACATTCCGAGCAACTACGTCAAGGAGAAGGAGCTGCTCGGACTGCAAAAGTACGACTGGTACGTGGGCGACATGTCCCGGCAGCGTGCGGAATCACTCCTGAAGCAAAACGACAAGGAAGGCTGCTTTGTGGTGCGCAAATCATCCACCAAGGGTCTTTACACACTATCGCTACATACCAAAGT ACCACAATCGCACGTGAAGCATTACCATATCAAGCAGAATGCTCGCAGTGAATTTTACCTATCCGAAAAGCACTGCTGTGAAACGATTCCGGATTTGATAAACTACCATCGCCATAACTCCGGTGGGCTTGCCTGTCGCCTTAAGACGTCACCGTGCGATCGTCCAGTGCCACCGACGGCTGGTTTATCTCATG ACAAATGGGAAATTCATCCCTCGGAATTGATGATCCTGGAGGAGCTCGGTTCTGGACAGTTCGGTGTGGTACGGCGTGCCAAATGGCGTGGATCCATCGATACGGCCGTCAAGATGATGAAGGTTGGCACCATGTCGGAGGATGATTTCATTGAGGAAGCAAAAGTTATGAC TAAACTTCAACATCCCAACCTGGTGCAGCTGTATGGTGTTTGCTCGAAGCATCGACCCATCTACATCATCACCGAGTACATGAAGCATGGATCTCTGCTGAACTACCTACGAAGGCACGAGCAATCGCTGATTGGAAACATGGGACTGCTGCTGGATATGTGTATACAG GTCTGCAAGGGCATGTCCTATCTGGAGCGTCATAACTACATACATCGCGATTTGGCTGCACGCAATTGTTTGGTCGGTTCGGAAAACACAGTAAAGGTGGCAGACTTTGGCCTGGCGCGGTATGTGCTGGACGATCAGTACACAAGCTCCGGTGGTACCAAGTTCCCCATCAAATGGGCCCCACCGGAGGTACTAAACTATACGCGCTTCTCCTCCAAGAGTGATGTTTGGGCATACG GTGTTCTGATGTGGGAAGTGTTCACGTGTGGCAAGATGCCGTACGGTCGCCTAAAAAATACCGAAGTCGTCGAACGTGTCCAGCGCGGCATCATACTGGAAAAGCCCAAAGCGTGCGCAAAGGAAATTTATGAT GTCATGAAAAAGTGCTGGTCCCACAGTCCCGAGGATCGTCCCGGATTCCGAATACTGAAAGATCAGCTTGCCGCCGTCGCCCAGGGACTCACGGATTAG